The DNA region CACAGAGTGACTATTTCCAAATGTATGCAATTGCTGATTTGGTTGAATATTATGGCTGGAGGGAGGTAATTGCCATCTTTGTAGATGATGATTATGGAAGAAGTGGAATTTCTATATTGGGTGATGCCCTGGCAAAAAAACGTGCCAAGATCTCTTACAAAGCTCCATTCCCTCCTAAATCCCCCAATACTACAATTAACGACTTGTTGGTTGGAGTAAACCTCATGGAATCTCGGGTGTATGTTGTGCACGTAAATCCTGACACTGGTTTGAATATATTTGCTGAGGCTAAATCACTTGGGATGATGTCCATTAGCTATGTTTGGATTGCAACAGATTGGCTTCCTTCCTACCTGGATTCATCAGAAACAGTTGACACTGACACAATGAATCTCTTACAAGGGGTCATTGCTCTTCGCCATCACACCCCAGATActgatcttaaaaaaaaatttacgtcTAGGTGGAGTGgcctaaaaaataaatctagtGCAAGCTTCAATTCTTATGCTCTCTATGCATATGATTCTGTTTGGTTAGCAGCCCGTGCTCTTGATGCTTATTTGAAAGAAGGTGGAAATATATCTTTCTCTAATGATCCAAGGTTGCATGACACATATGGAAGCTCACTGCATTTAACGTCACTCCGAATTTTTGATGGAGGCCAACAATTTCTCCAGACAATTTTAGGGATGAACTTCACTGGTGTAAGTGGTAAGATTCAATTTGATAAagacaaaaatttaattgatcCAGCGTATGATATTCTGAACATTGGTGGGACTGGGTCTCGTAGGATTGGTTATTGGTCAAATCATTCTCGTCTCTCAATCATTTCTCCAGAGATCTTATATTCTAAGCCCCCCAATACTTCCACCAGTAATCAACATCTTTACAGTGTTATATGGCCTGGTGAAACTACAGCAACACCTCGGGGATGGGTATTCCCTAACAATGGGAAACCACTGCGAATAGCAGTGCCAAACCGAGTAagttacaaagaatttgtggcCAAAGACAGTGGCCCTTCAGGGGTGAGAGGTTACTGTATTGATGTCTTTGAAGCTGCCATAAACTTGTTGCCTTATGCTGTCCCACATACATTTATCTTATATGGAGGTGGCAAAAGAAATCCTGTTTATGACGATCTTGTGTACTCGGTTGCAGCAAATGTGAGTATTTGGCTCTAATTTgtaccttttaattttttggcgGCTGTTTTTCAGAATAGTTATGTTTTGTTTGGTTAGGAATATAACTAGCTATAATATGGATGCTAACTTGTGAATCTCTTTGAGTTAATTCCTTTTGTTGAATTTCTGAATCAGATTATCTAATAACATGATGAGACGTGGTGTTTAAATCATAATAATTATCTCgacatattttcttcctttttcagaAGTTTGATGCAGCTGTTGGGGACATTACAATTGTTACCAATAGAACAAAGATTGTGGATTTCACTCAGCCTTACATGGAATCAGGACTTGTCGTCGTTGCTCCTGTCAAAGAGCTAAAGTCAAGTCCTTGGGCTTTCCTCAAGCCATTTACTGTTGAAATGTGGGGTGTCACTGGGGGCTTCTTTCTTCTTGTTGGAGctgttgtttggatccttgagCATCGGATTAATCACGAGTTCCGTGGTCCACCAAGTCAACAacttattacaattttttggtTAGTATGTTCAACTCATTGAAAGTTTCGTTTCTTTGTTGCTATAGTTGAAAGCCCTCTAATTgctataaaaattcaaaatattgcGCGCACTCCCGCCCTCTTCCCCTCTTGAAGATCATGACATATTCCTTTTATTGTATGGTAGAGCAGAGATGATCATGAGGCTATATATTGGTTTACTAGTTTTAAGGATGCTAATAGACTATTATAAAGTAAACATATGAATATTACCTTTTCCTATGCACTTTGCCTTTGGCTGGCAACAGTGGGAATGTGGAACCCAAGTTTCCCGTGAAAAGAACCAGACAGTGCCATTGAGTCACAAGGTTCTTGGCTCCTATGCAATTACACGTATGCATAGCTTACAATCCTGCCTAAGCATGCTCCTACCTTGCACAGATGTTTTTGCAGTTCTTTAATATGCGTGCTTTGCTTTTCACCTTGCAGGTTTAGTTTCTCAACAATGTTTTTCTCACACAGTATGTATTTTCATTCCTAATCTCTTGTGATTTTGAAAGTAATTGCTTGACATAATCCTTCTTATTGATTGAGAGTCCATGCTTGAAACtcctaacatcctattgctgcTTGGGTCTGTCACAGGGGAGAACACTGTGAGCACTCTTGGACGATTGGTGCTGATTATATGGCTATTTGTTGTGTTAATAATAAATTCAAGCTACACAGCTAGTTTAACATCAATCCTCACAGTGCAACAGCTGACATCTCGAATTGAAGGAATTGACACCTTGATATCAAGTACTGAACCAATCGGAATACAAGATGGGTCATTTGCATGGAACTATCTCATTGATGAGCTCAACATAGCAGCAAGCAGGCTCGTTAAGTTGAAAAGCCAGGCTGACTATGCTATTGCCCTGCAACGTGGACCAAGCGGTGGTGGTGTAGCTGCCATTGTTGACGAGCTTCCTTATATTGAACTCTTCTTGTCCAGCACCAATTGCAAATTCAGGACTGTGGGGTCAGAGTTTACCAAAAGTGGATGGGGATTTGTAAGTATCAACATTTATTTGTCTAAGCCTGAATGGTCCTTGCTTGCTGGTTACTCCAGACTTCTGATAGCTAGATTCAAAATCATGAATACTGATATGAAATGAGGCACTTATAGAATGGTACAAGTTTGCTTGCCTTATGCTAACTGTGATCTAGATCTAAAGTCAGATGCAGGAGTTGGAAACTGAAATTTCTAGCTCCAGACTTTTAATTGAATTGCATTGAAAATTCCCACTCAAATCAAGCAAAAGTGTCATACAATTCTACACCTCCTATTAGGATCCTTCTATTCCTTCTTCTGTAGCAAAGATCTACatgttttatgtaaaatattctGATTTATTATGCAATCATTAGATgacttggtttatttatttattttttcaatacttATTTATGCTGTTTctgtatttgatttttgttttaaaatcaATACTTGTTAATTTCTTTCTAAtgtattttgatcatatcaaggcatttataatattataagtaaaaatttctaatgtCAAGGAAAAAATGGACAAAATATTGATTACAACtcatttcgttttttttttttggctggcaCTAGCTGACCACTATGTTAAACAACCTAGCTCCCTCTTGGCTTGCTGTTCTAATCTTTTACTTAATCAAAACTCTAGATTTGATTTCAGAATCTCTTATTTGTTAAGATAGAAATTCATGAGACGTGTACAATTTTCCAATATCTTTCTAATATTCAATTCCCTTGTCTCAGGCATTCCAAAGGGACTCTCCTCTTGCAGTTGACTTATCAACTGCCATTCTTCAGCTCTCAGAGAATGGTGATCTTCAAAAGATCCATAATAAATGGCTGACACGGACTGAGTGCTCAATGCAAATTAACCAAGTTGATTCAAACCAACTTTCTCTGATGAGCTTCTGGGGCCTGTTCCTTATTTGTGGCATTGCATGCTTCATTGCGCTTACTATATTCTTCTGTAGGGTCATTTGTCAGTACCGCAGATTTAGCCCGGAGGCTGAGGAAGGGGATGTTGAGGAGATTGATCCTAGGTCTAGACGCACAATGCGAACATCAAGCTTCAAAAACTTGATGGGGTTTGTAGATAGGAAAGAAGCAGAGGTCAAGGAGATTATTAAGCAGAAGAGCAGTGATAGAAAACGACAAGCTAGCCATAGCTCAGATGGGCAATCCAATTCACCCTCGTAAGGAAATATGTTCTTTGGCTGGTGGGTTTTCTAATGCTTCAATCAATACATCTTCGTCTATACTAATATGTTTGTTTTACCCTCTGATGCCAAAAGTTAGGCAGCTAGAATGATGTTGTTTACATAGTCTATAGAATACGCTGAGAGAATCTTGGTAAGCTGTATCATTTTGTAGTATACCATGATTTTTGTACCGTTTCTTCATCGAAGGAATCGAGCTATTCAAGTagatagctttttatcatttataatcttaatggaagaaaagaaaagttcttTGGAAATGTGAGAATATTTGTGTGCCATTGAGCTTTCTATTTCAACTTCTTGAGTTGCCTAGCATTATTGTGGGATAGTGTGGTTTGATCTTTTGTCCTGTCCCAAAATTGACTGATGTGCACTAAGCTAAAAGAATAGATCGATGTGCATAATTATTATGTTTATGGCTCCCATTTATTCGGACTTGCGCATTCTCATtcaaggatatatatatatatatatatatatacggaCAAAACTTAATTATAAGGTTTTCGAGCaacaaaaaaatacactttcatctcaTGAGGAAAAATTTAcatgacaaaattttaaaaaaggaatttaagaaaaaacacATAAGTATTATATctaagtgtgtgtgtatatatatatatatatatatatatatatatatatatatatatatataatattctttttcattttagtaaaCGAAAAAGCATAAGTGGGAAGGGTGTCAATCTCTAAGCGTCTAGGGCAAAACGAAGAAAAATGTGCACCAATGCATTGTTGGCGGGGAACAAGAgactcaaacccaaaaataaagtCTTTGTTTGGCCCAAGGCTTGGCGACTAAATCACCTGCTGTGTTGGTATATACATATATGGCAATGTCTAGAATGTTGTTCTTAAATCTTGATTCCAAAAAATGGATCCCATTTGGGTCATTTCACTTCAGCTCTTAAAGATGTCTTTGACAGCTTATGCCATGTCATGTAAGTGGGcaataaaattataaagttcATGGTATTCAAACAGGTAGATAACTTGTttgtaatgaatttttttacgATTATAACACCCTTTGTTTTTGGTTCTTATTCGATCAGAGCAAACTTTCATTTACTACCATGAATTTCCTGGTTGGCCAAATTCTTTAACCGAAAATTAAGCTCAGACCCCTGCTTCAGATTCCCCTAAGAGGCCTACATGCAATAATCTCACATGGTGTTGGAGAGCCAATTTTGGTAGCAATAAAGTGTGcactttttaacaaaattgattgaaattggTAATTTTCTGAATATGAGGACAATACATGTATATAATCCAAGTTTTTCCAACATAGTAATCTGTTGTGACCTATAGCTGGAgctaatgaaattttttgatacACAGCAATGTGTAGTAAGCTGAACTTGGTTAATGAAATTTCTAATGCATGCCCTCTAGTTGGTGCTCTGGTCTTTTTCTTATTACCATATGTAGTAATTAATTTGATTACCAATAACTTTGTGCCACAAAGTGTGAGTCTACCatcaatttctttaatttttattaactcAATCACGAGGGCACATCACTCCAATATCCCTTTAATTATTTGAGATTgtgctattttattttatttcactaAGAACACGCGTTCAACATTGAGATGAGTAATGAATTTAGTAAGAATTAGCATTAATcatattgtggggagtaaaaggaccctgATGGGGacgtgggcctttgggccatgctaaggaaggccgacctgctcttgggtttagaacttgttagtactacgggttgGCCCACATGCCGTggatccgaggatacagccgaagATGAACCCGGGACActggagaacccgggactttaTGGTAAAGGTTGGGGAATGACatggtcaagaccaatggttaaagggggtaaacccttgaatgtcctagaagcaccgatgttaagaaaataccaaagataaaggctgccacctccacattaaagaccctgcacctaccaccctggccgcattaatggggaagtgacacctgaacagtggaggGGAAatttctggttactattcaaaggcactaagaaaagaaatatctaggctaagggggatttggggcaacacgtgtacaaagtatcggaaataagagtatttaaggagcaacctagaacagaaataggggctcccttctttgtaatctaaaaaaagaaaaagaaaaaagacaaagagataatataagaacagctctcggcttacgttcgagcaggttgatttacaatattccttgttgttttcatgtgtttgcaatctttggcttgtcatttaatcctcaaacacttctaacctgggtttcaagcccacactctacaaatacatattgtttaaggctcattgggcctgagcccataactgttcttggggtcaggtgcaattgtgcacttacacataTGATGT from Castanea sativa cultivar Marrone di Chiusa Pesio chromosome 6, ASM4071231v1 includes:
- the LOC142640542 gene encoding glutamate receptor 3.4-like isoform X2, whose protein sequence is MEKDVVVAIGPQSSGIAHVISHVVNELHVPLLSFAATDPSLAALQYPYFLRTTQSDYFQMYAIADLVEYYGWREVIAIFVDDDYGRSGISILGDALAKKRAKISYKAPFPPKSPNTTINDLLVGVNLMESRVYVVHVNPDTGLNIFAEAKSLGMMSISYVWIATDWLPSYLDSSETVDTDTMNLLQGVIALRHHTPDTDLKKKFTSRWSGLKNKSSASFNSYALYAYDSVWLAARALDAYLKEGGNISFSNDPRLHDTYGSSLHLTSLRIFDGGQQFLQTILGMNFTGVSGKIQFDKDKNLIDPAYDILNIGGTGSRRIGYWSNHSRLSIISPEILYSKPPNTSTSNQHLYSVIWPGETTATPRGWVFPNNGKPLRIAVPNRVSYKEFVAKDSGPSGVRGYCIDVFEAAINLLPYAVPHTFILYGGGKRNPVYDDLVYSVAANKFDAAVGDITIVTNRTKIVDFTQPYMESGLVVVAPVKELKSSPWAFLKPFTVEMWGVTGGFFLLVGAVVWILEHRINHEFRGPPSQQLITIFWFSFSTMFFSHRENTVSTLGRLVLIIWLFVVLIINSSYTASLTSILTVQQLTSRIEGIDTLISSTEPIGIQDGSFAWNYLIDELNIAASRLVKLKSQADYAIALQRGPSGGGVAAIVDELPYIELFLSSTNCKFRTVGSEFTKSGWGFAFQRDSPLAVDLSTAILQLSENGDLQKIHNKWLTRTECSMQINQVDSNQLSLMSFWGLFLICGIACFIALTIFFCRVICQYRRFSPEAEEGDVEEIDPRSRRTMRTSSFKNLMGFVDRKEAEVKEIIKQKSSDRKRQASHSSDGQSNSPS
- the LOC142640542 gene encoding glutamate receptor 3.4-like isoform X1; the encoded protein is MKRTLLLVIFCIWVPMNVLGRTGNTSVSSSAKKNVVNIGALFTLNSVIGRSAKPAIMAAVEDVNSDSGVLPETKLNLILHDTNCSGFLGTVEALQLMEKDVVVAIGPQSSGIAHVISHVVNELHVPLLSFAATDPSLAALQYPYFLRTTQSDYFQMYAIADLVEYYGWREVIAIFVDDDYGRSGISILGDALAKKRAKISYKAPFPPKSPNTTINDLLVGVNLMESRVYVVHVNPDTGLNIFAEAKSLGMMSISYVWIATDWLPSYLDSSETVDTDTMNLLQGVIALRHHTPDTDLKKKFTSRWSGLKNKSSASFNSYALYAYDSVWLAARALDAYLKEGGNISFSNDPRLHDTYGSSLHLTSLRIFDGGQQFLQTILGMNFTGVSGKIQFDKDKNLIDPAYDILNIGGTGSRRIGYWSNHSRLSIISPEILYSKPPNTSTSNQHLYSVIWPGETTATPRGWVFPNNGKPLRIAVPNRVSYKEFVAKDSGPSGVRGYCIDVFEAAINLLPYAVPHTFILYGGGKRNPVYDDLVYSVAANKFDAAVGDITIVTNRTKIVDFTQPYMESGLVVVAPVKELKSSPWAFLKPFTVEMWGVTGGFFLLVGAVVWILEHRINHEFRGPPSQQLITIFWFSFSTMFFSHRENTVSTLGRLVLIIWLFVVLIINSSYTASLTSILTVQQLTSRIEGIDTLISSTEPIGIQDGSFAWNYLIDELNIAASRLVKLKSQADYAIALQRGPSGGGVAAIVDELPYIELFLSSTNCKFRTVGSEFTKSGWGFAFQRDSPLAVDLSTAILQLSENGDLQKIHNKWLTRTECSMQINQVDSNQLSLMSFWGLFLICGIACFIALTIFFCRVICQYRRFSPEAEEGDVEEIDPRSRRTMRTSSFKNLMGFVDRKEAEVKEIIKQKSSDRKRQASHSSDGQSNSPS